From the genome of Salmonella enterica subsp. houtenae serovar Houten:
ATCATCAGACATGACGCGTTGCCCCCGGGGTTTATCAAGATAAAAACAGTATTTGCAGGATAAATTACACAGACTGCCGCTGGGCTTGGCTACTGTGTTGAATACTATGCTCATTCGTCTTACTCGCTGTGAAGAATGGGTATAGCATAAGCGTGACGTGATAGGGCGATAGCAGCCAGCATTGCAACAATTACTACGCTAATTGTTAGCGCAGTTGTAATCACCTGGATTTTTCATATAAAAGGCTAGTTTTTTAAATGGATGTAACAAAGCATGAACCACGTAAGGCTGCGCCATACCCGGTCAACAGCGTATTTATGCAAGCCGCAATGTTCGCGTATCAGTCAGCACAAAGCCTGCATAACGCAGGCCTTGTCATGGTTTTTCCGGCAAATACAATCCATCAGAATCGATAAGTTACGCCAGTAGAAAGGATACCGGTCCAGGATTTATCCACCATCGGGCTATCGGTAATTTCATCCGACAGGCGGGTGTAGCGCGCAGTACCGTATACGCTCCAGTTGCCCGCGAAATTATAGTTAGCGCTAAGCTCAAGATACGGGTTCCAGCTATCATTCGGATTATAGCCGCGCAGGCCGCTACGCGAGGACTCTTTGCGTGATACGCCGTAATAGTAGTCGTTCTGGTTTTCGCTATTCCATTCTACCCCGATACCTGGCGTTAAGGTCAGCCCGCCATTGGTATACCGATACAGCCAGGCCAGATCCCAGACAATACCGTTACTGTTATCCAACGTATCCCCTGCCAGTGAGGTACGCAGGAATCCATATTGGGTGTGATGCGCGTAAGAGACGCCCGCCATCATAGTACTTTTACGCCTGTCCAGACGACGCAGTTGATGGTCGTCGCTGTCGCCCGGTTTGAAGTACATCGGGGACCAGTACGCCATGATTGACAGTTTATCGGTATTGTCATTCCACAAGTAGTACCCACCGCCCAGACCTCGGAACCAGAAGTTTTCGCTTTCATAAGCGATGACCGGTATCGGATAAACATCGCTATCGTAATCTTTATAAGGGTGTTCAACCACACCAACGCCTGCGCCCAGCGTCAGGTTGCTTTCAGCGTGCGCGACGCTAGCGGATGTTGCGATAAGCACGCCAAGAGCCAGAAGTTTAAGTTTGGTCACAATCCATAATTCCTTATTCAAATGTTCTGCGGCAAAAGTGTAACCGCCAATACGTATAAGCCCAACTATTTTACACAATGTAACTGTTTAATATCACCATCACCGATTATTTTCAGATGATCGGTTGATGATCGTTATGTGACTGGAGACACTTTTTCTGGCATTTACCGGGCTTTTCCACCGGATGAGTTATTGATATGTCATCGAAATCCACTGGCGCGTACAGGCAAGTTTTGCAAATGCCATCTACGCTTAATGTTAAGAAGGTGTATCACCGGGCACGTTGATCTTCTGACCCATAAAACGGCATGAGAGTT
Proteins encoded in this window:
- the SBOV12781 gene encoding MltA-interacting protein; its protein translation is MTKLKLLALGVLIATSASVAHAESNLTLGAGVGVVEHPYKDYDSDVYPIPVIAYESENFWFRGLGGGYYLWNDNTDKLSIMAYWSPMYFKPGDSDDHQLRRLDRRKSTMMAGVSYAHHTQYGFLRTSLAGDTLDNSNGIVWDLAWLYRYTNGGLTLTPGIGVEWNSENQNDYYYGVSRKESSRSGLRGYNPNDSWNPYLELSANYNFAGNWSVYGTARYTRLSDEITDSPMVDKSWTGILSTGVTYRF